AAGGGGCGCAGGCTGGGCGAGCGCATTCAAGCCAGGGGGCAGGAAATGCTGGGTCAAATCAGAGGATTGCTTCACAAGGGGCAGGAGTACCGGATTAAGGTCAAGCAGGGAGACAGGACGGTTTTTGAAGTTCCCGCCGCAGTGGGGGCGCTGGGGGTTATCGGGGCCCTGGCCAGCAGCGAGGTGGCCGTGCTCGGGGCGCTGGGCACGCTGGCCGCCATGGCCAAAAAGTACACCCTGGAAATAGAGCGCCGGGACAGGCCGGATGCGGAAAATGCCGGCCCTGTCATGTGAGCCGGTACGGGCCGGGCGCTATTTGTGCGGCAGGCATTGACTTTGACCCGGGAATCTGGTAAATTGGTAAAAAAATATTGAGGCAATGAGGGAAAGAGTAACCGGTTTGAGTTTTCCCAGAGAGCCCGTCGGTGGTGAAAGCGGGCAAAACCCGGCCGGTGAAGGGGGTTCCTGAGCTGCAAGAGGAACGCCGGAACGGTCCTTGAGGCACCTGCAGTTTTCAGCCTGCAGCCTGTTTCCGGTTAGTAAAGCTTGCGTTGAAAAAGAGGGCTGCGTTCCGGCCGGCTACATTTTTTGGCCGGGTGGCGGAAGTGCGGCCAAGCAGGGTGGAACCGCGGGAAGGACTCCCGTCCCTGGTAGAAATACCGGGGGCAGGGAGTTTTAATTTTGATTAAAAAATCTTTCTTGTTGGGAGGCGTGTTATGAATTTCCAGGAGCTCATTCTCACCCTCGACAATTTCTGGGCGCGGCAAAACTGTATCATCCAGCAGCCCTACGATGTGGAAAAGGGGGCCGGCACGATGAACCCGGCCACTTTTCTCAGGGCGCTAGGCCCTGAGCCGTGGCGGGTGGCCTATGTGGAGCCGTCCCGGCGGCCCACCGACGGGCGCTACGGCGAAAACCCCAACCGCCTGCAGCATTACTACCAGTACCAGGTCATTTTAAAGCCCTCGCCGGACGACGTGCTGGAGGTCTATCTGGATAGCCTTAAGGCAATAGGCATCGATCCGGATGAGCACGACATCCGCTTCGTTGAAGATAACTGGGAGTCGCCCACGCTTGGAGCCTGGGGCCTGGGCTGGGAAGTATGGCTGGACGGCATGGAGGTAACCCAGTTCACATATTTCCAGCAGTGCGGCGGGATCGACTGCCGGCCGGTGAGTGCCGAAATTACCTATGGCCTGGAGCGCCTGGCCATGTTTATCCAGGGGGTTGACAATGTCTTTGACATAACCTGGGTGGACGGCATTACCTACGGCGACGTCCATCACCGGGGGGAAGTGGAGCATTCCCACTATAATTTCGAACTGGCGGATACGGAGATGCTTTTCAAGCTTTTTGATATGTATGAGCGCGAGGCCTTAAGAGTGGTAGAAAAAGGCTTTGTGCTGCCGGCGTACGATTACGTGCTGAAGTGTTCCCATACTTTCAACCTGCTTGACGCCCGCGGGGCAATAAGCGTTACCGAGCGGACCGGCTTTATTGGCAGGGTGCGCAATCTGGCCCGGACCTGCGCTCAGGCCTATATTGAACAGCGTCAGGCCATGGGCTACCCGCTGCTGAAAAGGAAGGAGGACTAGACGGTTATGAGCGCCAGAGCAAGAGATTATTTACTTGAAATAGGTGTGGAAGAGCTGCCGGCCAGATTTCTCGACCCCGCCTTAGCCGAACTTAAAGAAATTTCCGTCAGGGCCCTGGCGGAAAAGCGCCTTTCCTGCAAAAAGGTGGAGACTTTCGGCACCCCGCGTCGCCTGGCCCTTTATGTAGAAGGACTGGCCGAACACCAGGAGCCTCTGGAAACCGAGGTCAAGGGGCCGGCCGTGAAGGTGGCCTTCAAGCCGGACGGAACCCCCACCAGGGCCGCCGAAGGCTTTGCCAGAAGCCAGGGAGTGGCCGTGTCCGGGCTGGTCAGGAAATTCGTCGGGCATGTGGAATACGTCTTTGCGGTAAAGCGGGAGGAGGGGCGCCCGGCGCGGGAGGTGCTTTCTGAAATAGCGCCTGCCCTGATTGACGGCCTTCATTTTCCGAAGCCGATGCGCTGGGGCAACCTGGAGGTGCGTTTTGCCCGGCCCATCCGGTGGATTGTTTCTCTTTTTGGCGATGAGGTGGTGGAATTTGAGTACGCCGGGCTGAAAGCCGGCAGGACCACCTGCGGTCACCGGTTTTTGAGCAAGGAGCCGGTCGTTCTTGCATTTTCTTCGGAATACTTTGAAAAGATGCGGAGTAATTATGTTATTGTTGACACGGCAGAACGCAGGCAGCTCATCCGGCGGCAGGTGCAGGAACTGGCCGCCTCCGCCGGAGGAAGGGCGGAAGAGGATGAGGACCTGTTAAACGAAGTGAGCAATCTGGTGGAGTATCCTACCGCCCTGGTGGGAGAATTCAGCCCGGACTATTTGAATTTGCCCAGGGAGGTGCTGGTTACCCCGATGCGGGAGCACCAGCGCTATTTCCCGGTGGTAAGCCCGGACGGCGGCCTTCTGCCGAAATTTATTGCCGTAAAGAACGGTGCGCCGGACCACCTTGACATCATCCGGTCCGGCTACGAGAAGGTATTGCGGGCCAGGCTTGCCGACGCAAACTTTTTCTTCCAGGAAGACTTGAAGACGCCGCTGGCCGGCAAGGTTCCTGCTTTAAAGAAGGTGATCTTCCAGGAGAGCCTTGGGACTGTTTACGACAAGGTGGAGCGGCTGGGCGCCCTGGCCGGGTACCTGGCCGGGGTGATGGGCGCCGGGCGGCAGGAGAAAGAGGTCGCCCTGCGGGCGGCTTACCTGGCCAAGGCCGACCTGGTGACCAGCATGGTCTACGAGTTTCCCGAACTGCAGGGTATAATGGGCAGGGAGTACGCCCTGCGTTCCGGAGAAAGCAGGGAGGTGGCCGAAGCCGTCTTTGAGCATTACCTGCCGCGCTTTGCCGGAGACCGGCTGCCTGAGACTTTGCCGGGGAAAATCCTGAGCATTGCCGATAAAATTGACAATATAGTGGGCTGCTTTGCCATAGGCATACAGCCGAGCGGATCGCAAGACCCCTATGCTTTAAGGAGGCAGGCCCTGGGCATAAGCCACATCATTCTGGAGGGGCAGGCCGCCCTTTCCCTGCGGGAGCTGGTCGAGACGGCCTACCGCGGCTATGAGGGGAAGGTTGAGCTGAAATGCAGCCTGGAAAAAGTGACTGCAGATGTCGGGGAGTTTTTCGAGCAGCGGCTGAGAAGCATACTGGGCGCTCGCGGTTTTTCCTATGATACCGTGGAGGCCGTCCTGGCTTCCGGCTGTGACGACTTCGCCGACACCCTTTTAAGGGCACAGGCGCTGGCCGGTTTCCGCCGCGACCCGGCTTTCGGCG
The window above is part of the Pelotomaculum thermopropionicum SI genome. Proteins encoded here:
- a CDS encoding hypothetical membrane protein produces the protein MTGELEKIDILRARLGVSYREAKEALDEAGGDVVLALINLEEKGRRLGERIQARGQEMLGQIRGLLHKGQEYRIKVKQGDRTVFEVPAAVGALGVIGALASSEVAVLGALGTLAAMAKKYTLEIERRDRPDAENAGPVM
- the GlyQ gene encoding glycyl-tRNA synthetase, alpha subunit: MNFQELILTLDNFWARQNCIIQQPYDVEKGAGTMNPATFLRALGPEPWRVAYVEPSRRPTDGRYGENPNRLQHYYQYQVILKPSPDDVLEVYLDSLKAIGIDPDEHDIRFVEDNWESPTLGAWGLGWEVWLDGMEVTQFTYFQQCGGIDCRPVSAEITYGLERLAMFIQGVDNVFDITWVDGITYGDVHHRGEVEHSHYNFELADTEMLFKLFDMYEREALRVVEKGFVLPAYDYVLKCSHTFNLLDARGAISVTERTGFIGRVRNLARTCAQAYIEQRQAMGYPLLKRKED
- the GlyS gene encoding glycyl-tRNA synthetase, beta subunit — its product is MSARARDYLLEIGVEELPARFLDPALAELKEISVRALAEKRLSCKKVETFGTPRRLALYVEGLAEHQEPLETEVKGPAVKVAFKPDGTPTRAAEGFARSQGVAVSGLVRKFVGHVEYVFAVKREEGRPAREVLSEIAPALIDGLHFPKPMRWGNLEVRFARPIRWIVSLFGDEVVEFEYAGLKAGRTTCGHRFLSKEPVVLAFSSEYFEKMRSNYVIVDTAERRQLIRRQVQELAASAGGRAEEDEDLLNEVSNLVEYPTALVGEFSPDYLNLPREVLVTPMREHQRYFPVVSPDGGLLPKFIAVKNGAPDHLDIIRSGYEKVLRARLADANFFFQEDLKTPLAGKVPALKKVIFQESLGTVYDKVERLGALAGYLAGVMGAGRQEKEVALRAAYLAKADLVTSMVYEFPELQGIMGREYALRSGESREVAEAVFEHYLPRFAGDRLPETLPGKILSIADKIDNIVGCFAIGIQPSGSQDPYALRRQALGISHIILEGQAALSLRELVETAYRGYEGKVELKCSLEKVTADVGEFFEQRLRSILGARGFSYDTVEAVLASGCDDFADTLLRAQALAGFRRDPAFGDLLTVFVRANNLARNAFPGQVNPALLEDASEKELNRRLAGVQEEAKRHLEKKDYRSLLAGIATLQKPLEEFFNSVMVMVEDREVRENRLTLLANLAGLVRQVADLSKIVVETG